A genomic stretch from Bosea sp. F3-2 includes:
- a CDS encoding AraC family transcriptional regulator: protein MDLISQGEALAQTPLLPGEHARIFTAARFDGLEFLSARFSTHAYAPHVHETFAIGTIEAGCEVWHARGRRMYASAGDVVFNHPFDVHDGLPYDGGYRYRMSYPTIELMREIAASLAGREDVGTPFFHEPMVHDPEGAAIFAAAHRLLDDGRDMLAGEEGLLRAYAYCVAKHADLSVREIGREQGPVAFAKTMLEARYDEDLSLAEIARGCGLPRHHLIRAFRRETGLTPHAYLVDIRVRRARERLRRGEAPGAVAAATGFCDQAHLTRAFKARLGVTPGAFRAAHTG from the coding sequence ATGGATTTGATCAGCCAAGGCGAAGCGCTCGCGCAGACGCCCCTCCTGCCGGGGGAGCACGCGCGCATCTTCACGGCGGCCCGCTTCGACGGACTTGAGTTCCTGTCGGCGCGCTTCTCCACCCATGCCTATGCCCCGCATGTCCACGAGACCTTTGCGATCGGTACGATCGAGGCGGGTTGCGAGGTCTGGCATGCGCGCGGCCGGCGCATGTACGCCTCGGCCGGCGATGTCGTCTTCAACCACCCCTTCGATGTCCATGACGGCCTGCCTTACGACGGTGGGTATCGCTATCGGATGAGCTATCCGACGATCGAGCTGATGCGCGAGATCGCCGCCTCACTCGCGGGGCGTGAGGATGTCGGGACGCCGTTCTTCCACGAACCGATGGTGCACGACCCCGAAGGAGCCGCGATCTTCGCCGCCGCGCACCGGTTGCTCGATGATGGCCGGGATATGCTGGCCGGGGAGGAAGGGCTACTGCGCGCCTATGCCTATTGCGTGGCGAAGCATGCCGATCTGTCGGTGCGCGAGATCGGCCGCGAGCAGGGGCCGGTCGCCTTCGCCAAGACGATGCTGGAAGCGCGCTATGACGAAGACCTCTCGTTGGCCGAGATCGCGCGCGGCTGCGGTTTGCCGCGCCATCATCTGATCCGGGCCTTCCGCCGTGAGACCGGGCTGACGCCGCATGCCTATCTGGTCGATATTCGCGTGCGGCGGGCACGGGAGCGCCTGCGCCGGGGCGAGGCGCCGGGCGCCGTCGCCGCCGCCACCGGCTTCTGCGATCAGGCCCATCTGACGCGCGCGTTCAAGGCGCGGCTCGGCGTCACGCCCGGCGCCTTCCGCGCCGCGCATACCGGCTGA
- a CDS encoding AzlC family ABC transporter permease: protein MSSLRDDIRRGLNDIWPAAVAAAPIGLLFGAVAASKGLSPLEVFLMSAMVFAGGAQFAAVELWATPAPVAAIVFSTLLINARHVLMGASLAPKLEGFSRWQKFPGLYYMADENWALAEKRARTHRLTPAYWFAMVIPFVTGWLVNSTLGATIGAVLGDPKRLGADFAFTALFIALVAAFWKGRVTFWTVAAAGIASAVTYRLAGPPWHVAAGAICGLLAAWLAAGAEEQSATKEAQA from the coding sequence ATGTCATCCCTTCGCGACGATATCAGGCGCGGCCTGAACGACATCTGGCCGGCAGCGGTGGCGGCGGCGCCGATCGGCCTGCTCTTCGGCGCGGTGGCCGCCAGCAAGGGGCTTTCCCCGCTGGAGGTGTTCCTGATGAGCGCCATGGTCTTCGCCGGCGGCGCTCAGTTCGCGGCGGTGGAGCTCTGGGCGACGCCGGCTCCGGTCGCTGCGATCGTCTTCTCGACGCTGCTGATCAATGCCCGCCATGTGCTGATGGGGGCTTCGCTTGCGCCCAAGCTCGAAGGCTTCAGCCGCTGGCAGAAGTTTCCCGGCCTCTACTACATGGCCGACGAGAACTGGGCGTTGGCCGAGAAGCGAGCCCGCACGCATCGCCTGACCCCGGCCTACTGGTTCGCGATGGTCATCCCCTTCGTCACCGGCTGGCTCGTCAACTCGACGCTGGGCGCGACCATCGGCGCCGTTCTGGGCGATCCGAAGCGGCTCGGCGCCGATTTCGCCTTCACGGCATTGTTCATCGCGCTGGTCGCAGCCTTCTGGAAGGGGCGGGTGACGTTCTGGACGGTCGCGGCGGCCGGTATCGCCTCGGCCGTGACCTATCGCCTTGCCGGGCCGCCCTGGCATGTCGCGGCGGGGGCGATCTGCGGTTTGCTGGCGGCCTGGCTCGCGGCTGGTGCGGAGGAGCAGTCGGCGACGAAGGAGGCGCAGGCATGA
- a CDS encoding AzlD domain-containing protein: protein MSVDPINLLAFLGMAIVTYATRVAGLALAGRLNLSPRAQAAFDAIPPAVLVAVIAPSALATGWAETAAAAIAALAATRLPLLGVVAVGVVAVVAFRMVM, encoded by the coding sequence ATGAGCGTCGATCCGATCAACCTCCTCGCCTTCCTCGGCATGGCGATCGTGACCTATGCGACGCGCGTGGCCGGGCTCGCGCTCGCCGGGCGGCTCAACCTGTCGCCGCGGGCACAAGCTGCCTTCGACGCGATCCCGCCCGCGGTGCTGGTCGCGGTGATCGCGCCGAGCGCGCTCGCCACCGGCTGGGCCGAGACGGCCGCCGCGGCGATCGCCGCACTGGCCGCGACGCGGCTGCCGCTGTTGGGCGTCGTGGCCGTGGGTGTCGTGGCCGTGGTGGCGTTCCGGATGGTGATGTGA
- a CDS encoding aminopeptidase P family protein has product MAHIMPDLAMTESTLPTCRFQSFSEPSDPRLVAGRVSALRMALAAQGLDGFIIPRADEHQGEYVPAHMARLAWLTGFTGSAGNAIVLADKAALIVDGRYTIQSAAQTDTAVVTPVRMEETPLERWIEQNLPAGGKLGYDPWLHTVDGVAKLEKAAAAAGGSLVALAANPIDTLWADRPAAPSAPVKPHPADYAGEDSASKLDRIRKALAEAKVDALVVSDPHALAWVFNIRGGDVEHTPLPLGYAVVPREGRPTVFLAPEKITNEAGDAIGAVGEIAAPAALEEQLRKLGAAKAKVRLDATTAASALATLIAQAGGTPDAGSDPIALMKARKNAAELKGTRTAHLRDGAAMTNYLSWLAREAPKGNLTEIDAVAALEAERLRTGLLKDVSFTTIAGAGPNAALPHYRVSEATNRRLEPGIFLVDSGGQYEDGTTDITRTIVIGEPTAEMRDRYTRVLQGHVAISRLVFVKGTSGAQLDAFARLPLWQGGFDFDHGTGHGVGSYLSVHEGPQRLSKLGTTPLEPGMILSNEPGYYKQGEYGIRIENLIVVEERLIPGAERTIYGFETITWCPYERALIDTALLDAGEIAWIDAYHAKVWEKLSPLVEGEAKSWLEKACRPL; this is encoded by the coding sequence ATGGCTCACATTATGCCGGACCTCGCCATGACCGAATCGACCTTGCCGACCTGCCGCTTCCAGTCCTTCTCCGAGCCCAGCGACCCCAGGCTGGTCGCCGGCCGCGTCTCCGCGCTGCGCATGGCGCTCGCGGCACAGGGCCTCGACGGCTTCATCATCCCGCGCGCCGACGAGCATCAGGGCGAATACGTCCCGGCCCATATGGCCCGCCTCGCCTGGCTGACCGGCTTCACCGGCTCGGCCGGCAATGCCATCGTCCTGGCCGACAAGGCGGCGCTGATCGTCGATGGCCGCTACACTATCCAGTCGGCCGCGCAGACCGACACGGCGGTGGTCACCCCCGTCCGCATGGAGGAGACGCCGCTGGAGCGCTGGATCGAGCAGAACCTGCCGGCCGGCGGCAAGCTCGGCTACGATCCCTGGCTGCACACTGTCGACGGCGTCGCCAAGCTGGAGAAGGCGGCCGCTGCGGCCGGCGGCAGCCTTGTCGCCCTCGCTGCCAATCCGATCGACACGCTCTGGGCGGACCGCCCGGCCGCGCCCAGCGCTCCGGTCAAGCCCCATCCGGCCGACTATGCCGGCGAGGACTCCGCCTCGAAGCTTGACCGCATCCGCAAGGCGCTTGCCGAGGCGAAGGTCGATGCGCTCGTCGTTTCCGATCCGCATGCGCTGGCCTGGGTCTTCAACATCCGCGGCGGCGATGTCGAGCACACGCCGCTGCCGCTCGGCTATGCCGTCGTCCCGCGCGAAGGCCGCCCGACCGTGTTCCTCGCGCCCGAGAAGATCACCAACGAGGCCGGCGACGCCATCGGCGCGGTCGGCGAGATCGCGGCACCCGCGGCGCTCGAAGAGCAGCTCAGGAAGCTGGGCGCGGCCAAGGCCAAGGTCCGCCTCGATGCGACCACTGCCGCCTCGGCGCTGGCGACGCTGATCGCCCAGGCCGGCGGCACGCCCGATGCCGGCAGCGACCCGATCGCATTGATGAAGGCGCGCAAGAACGCAGCCGAGCTCAAGGGCACCCGCACCGCCCATCTGCGCGACGGTGCGGCGATGACGAACTACCTCTCCTGGCTCGCGCGCGAGGCGCCGAAAGGCAATCTCACCGAGATCGACGCCGTCGCGGCGCTCGAGGCCGAGCGGCTGAGGACCGGTCTGCTCAAGGACGTTTCCTTCACGACCATCGCCGGCGCCGGCCCCAACGCCGCCCTGCCGCATTACCGCGTCAGCGAGGCGACCAACCGCCGGCTGGAGCCAGGCATCTTCCTGGTCGATTCAGGCGGCCAGTATGAGGACGGCACCACCGATATCACCCGCACCATCGTCATCGGCGAGCCCACGGCCGAGATGCGCGACCGCTATACCCGCGTGCTCCAGGGCCATGTCGCGATCTCGCGGCTGGTCTTCGTCAAGGGCACCTCGGGCGCACAGCTCGACGCCTTCGCCCGGCTGCCGCTCTGGCAGGGCGGCTTCGACTTCGACCATGGCACCGGCCACGGCGTCGGCAGCTATCTCTCGGTCCATGAGGGGCCGCAGCGCCTCTCCAAGCTCGGCACCACGCCGCTGGAGCCGGGCATGATCCTCTCCAACGAACCCGGCTACTACAAGCAGGGCGAGTACGGCATCCGCATCGAGAACCTGATCGTCGTCGAGGAGCGCCTGATCCCCGGCGCCGAGCGCACGATCTACGGCTTCGAGACCATCACCTGGTGCCCCTATGAGCGAGCCCTGATCGACACCGCGCTGCTCGATGCCGGCGAGATCGCCTGGATCGACGCCTATCACGCGAAGGTCTGGGAGAAGTTGTCTCCGCTGGTCGAGGGCGAGGCGAAGAGCTGGCTGGAGAAGGCCTGCCGGCCGTTGTGA
- a CDS encoding 50S ribosomal protein L11 methyltransferase, whose amino-acid sequence MREGLLPATVATVFELSTSGEKARALTELLGEIFDPTETAISAFEIEEGVTTLSLNAPWKVEIYFAQHPDEEAVRDLLRPIVGDLVDATPFTTVNTRDWVATSLDGLKPVRAGRVIVHGAHDRDVVRVNDVAIEIEAALAFGTGHHGTTSGCLLALDAELKKRRPRHGLDVGTGTGILALALAKQIKRKVVAGDIDAIAVEVSAHNARLNHAPNALDLYVAPGLRHAKANRPGHFDLVFANILAGPLRQLAPAIARVLSRDGTLILSGLLAMDVAGVVSAYRHHGIYLVSQSLREGWATLVMKKGGAAPRPRHLC is encoded by the coding sequence ATGCGCGAAGGCCTTCTGCCAGCGACGGTTGCGACCGTCTTTGAACTCTCCACCTCGGGCGAGAAGGCCCGGGCCCTGACCGAATTGCTCGGCGAGATCTTCGACCCGACCGAGACCGCGATTTCGGCCTTCGAGATCGAGGAAGGCGTAACCACCCTCTCGCTGAACGCGCCCTGGAAGGTCGAGATCTACTTCGCTCAGCACCCGGACGAAGAGGCGGTGCGCGACCTGCTGCGGCCGATCGTCGGCGATCTCGTCGACGCGACACCGTTCACCACCGTGAACACGCGGGATTGGGTCGCGACGAGTCTCGACGGGCTGAAGCCCGTGCGCGCCGGCCGCGTCATCGTCCATGGCGCGCATGACCGGGATGTCGTGCGGGTCAACGACGTCGCCATCGAGATCGAGGCGGCGCTCGCCTTCGGCACCGGCCATCACGGCACCACCTCAGGCTGTTTGCTAGCGCTGGACGCCGAACTGAAGAAGCGCCGCCCGCGCCACGGGCTCGATGTCGGCACCGGCACGGGCATCCTGGCGCTGGCGCTGGCCAAGCAGATCAAGCGCAAGGTCGTCGCCGGCGATATCGACGCGATCGCGGTCGAGGTCTCCGCCCACAACGCCCGCCTCAACCACGCGCCGAACGCGCTCGACCTTTATGTCGCGCCGGGCCTGCGCCACGCCAAGGCGAACCGCCCCGGCCATTTCGACCTGGTCTTCGCCAATATCCTGGCCGGGCCGCTGAGGCAGCTCGCGCCCGCGATCGCGCGCGTGCTCTCGCGGGACGGAACGCTCATCCTGTCCGGCCTGCTGGCCATGGATGTCGCCGGGGTGGTCTCGGCCTATCGGCACCACGGCATCTATCTCGTCAGCCAGTCGTTGCGCGAAGGCTGGGCGACGCTGGTCATGAAAAAAGGCGGCGCAGCCCCGAGGCCGCGCCACCTTTGCTAG
- a CDS encoding SDR family oxidoreductase: MNISGNTILITGGGSGIGRALAEALHTKGNQVIIAGRRENVLDEVTAANPGMASMLLDIQDKADIEAFARQVVERFPKLNAVLNNAGIMKPEDVPAADNLAIAEETITTNLLGPIRLTTALLPHLLKQPGATVLTVSSGLAFVPLAATPTYSATKAAIHSWSISLREQLKGTSVEVIEIAPPYVQTELLGPQQAVDPAAMPLADFIAEVMTILETGPDAAEVIVERCKPLRYAEAAGTFGQVFAALNAQHA; this comes from the coding sequence ATGAACATCTCCGGAAACACCATCCTGATCACCGGCGGCGGCTCGGGCATCGGCCGGGCGCTGGCCGAAGCGCTGCACACCAAGGGCAATCAGGTCATCATCGCCGGCCGGCGCGAGAACGTCCTCGACGAGGTCACCGCCGCCAATCCGGGCATGGCCTCGATGCTGCTCGACATCCAGGACAAGGCCGACATCGAGGCCTTCGCCCGGCAGGTGGTCGAGCGCTTCCCGAAGCTCAACGCCGTCCTCAACAATGCCGGCATCATGAAGCCGGAAGACGTCCCGGCCGCCGACAATCTCGCCATCGCCGAAGAGACGATCACGACCAATCTGCTCGGGCCGATCCGCCTGACGACGGCGCTGCTGCCGCATCTCCTGAAGCAGCCCGGCGCCACGGTCCTGACCGTGTCCTCCGGCCTCGCCTTCGTGCCGCTCGCGGCGACCCCGACCTACAGCGCGACCAAGGCAGCGATCCACTCCTGGTCGATCAGCCTGCGCGAGCAGCTCAAGGGTACCTCGGTCGAGGTCATCGAGATCGCTCCGCCGTATGTGCAGACCGAACTGCTCGGCCCGCAGCAGGCGGTCGATCCGGCCGCCATGCCGCTCGCCGACTTCATCGCCGAGGTCATGACGATCCTCGAAACCGGGCCCGACGCCGCCGAGGTGATCGTCGAGCGCTGCAAGCCGCTGCGCTATGCCGAGGCCGCGGGCACTTTTGGTCAGGTTTTCGCAGCACTGAATGCGCAGCACGCATAA
- a CDS encoding type II toxin-antitoxin system HicB family antitoxin, which produces MRHYIAVVHKDETSCYGVFFPDVKGVFTAGDTLEEAFSQARDALEFAAESWIEDTASDFPEPRSIDELRTDPDFVDASKDAILMAIPFGRTPARIAAE; this is translated from the coding sequence ATGCGACACTACATTGCAGTCGTCCATAAGGACGAAACATCCTGCTACGGCGTGTTCTTTCCGGACGTGAAGGGGGTGTTCACGGCCGGCGATACGCTGGAAGAAGCTTTCAGCCAAGCCCGGGACGCCCTCGAGTTTGCAGCGGAAAGCTGGATCGAGGATACAGCCTCCGACTTTCCGGAGCCGCGCTCGATCGACGAATTGCGCACCGATCCCGATTTTGTCGACGCCTCCAAGGACGCCATCCTGATGGCGATTCCCTTTGGCCGGACACCGGCGCGTATCGCAGCCGAATGA
- a CDS encoding type II toxin-antitoxin system HicA family toxin: protein MLTNSADIIRRLKREGFVLKSVRGSHQKYVHEATKRMVIVPHPKRDIPIGTVYAIYKDAGWERD, encoded by the coding sequence ATGCTCACCAACAGCGCCGACATCATTCGCCGCCTGAAACGTGAGGGTTTCGTATTGAAAAGCGTGCGCGGCTCTCATCAGAAATACGTGCATGAGGCAACGAAGCGCATGGTGATCGTCCCCCATCCGAAGCGGGACATTCCAATCGGAACGGTCTATGCGATATATAAGGATGCGGGCTGGGAACGAGATTGA
- a CDS encoding UvrD-helicase domain-containing protein, whose translation MSETDPFSAPLPRPGGLAARAAAQPTAGYLTGLNPEQRQAVEATEGPVLVLAGAGTGKTRVLTTRIGHLIATNRAYPSQILAVTFTNKAAREMKERVAHLVGPVAEGMPWLGTFHSISAKLLRRHAELLDLRSDFTILDTDDQIRLMKQVIQAENIDEKRWPGRMLAGFIDSWKNRGLSPKDVPPGEAAVFANGKGGKLYAAYQERLKALNAVDFGDLLLHCLTLFRDYPDVLTSYHDRFRYILVDEYQDTNTAQYLWLRLLAQGRRNICCVGDDDQSIYGWRGAEVDNILRFEHDFPGATVIRLERNYRSTGHILATASKLIARNEGRLGKTLRTEDALGEKVTITGAWDSQEEARLISDEIEAMQAKKYNLAEVAVLVRISAQMREIEERFVQAGVPYRVIGGPRFYERAEIRDALAYLRCVVSPTDDLAFERIVNVPKRGLGDATVQLLHNHARATGFSLMQSARAAVESDELKPKARTALRELVEAFGRWSARAEHMPQGELAELVLEESGYTEMWKKDRSADAAGRLENLKELVRSLDEFPDLPAFLEHVSLVMDVADGEAEARVSIMTLHAAKGLEFDTVFLPGWEEGLFPNQRALDENGRAGLEEERRLAHVGLTRARKKLKLYFASNRRIHGLWQTSLPSRFIDELPEEHVEVEQAPTSYSQGGYGASRFDRMESFGSSYNTPGWQRAQENRARNGGGSGFSESGRGFGSGGFGGSSRQRGPLLIEGELTAKSTGESAYGTGARVFHVKFGPGSVASVDGNKLTVDFDKAGRKMVLDSFVQKAG comes from the coding sequence TTGTCCGAGACTGACCCCTTTTCCGCCCCCCTGCCCCGCCCCGGTGGCCTTGCCGCGCGCGCCGCTGCGCAGCCCACGGCCGGCTATCTGACGGGGCTGAACCCGGAGCAGCGCCAGGCGGTCGAGGCGACGGAAGGCCCGGTGCTCGTGCTGGCCGGCGCCGGCACGGGCAAGACCCGCGTGCTCACCACCCGCATCGGCCATCTCATCGCGACCAACCGCGCCTATCCCTCGCAGATTCTCGCCGTCACCTTCACCAACAAGGCGGCGCGCGAAATGAAGGAGCGCGTCGCCCATCTCGTCGGCCCGGTCGCCGAGGGCATGCCCTGGCTCGGCACCTTCCACTCGATCTCGGCCAAGCTGCTGCGCCGTCACGCCGAACTGCTCGACCTGCGCAGCGACTTCACCATCCTCGACACCGACGACCAGATCCGCCTGATGAAGCAGGTGATCCAGGCCGAGAACATCGACGAGAAGCGCTGGCCCGGCCGCATGCTGGCGGGCTTCATCGATAGCTGGAAGAACCGCGGCCTTAGCCCCAAGGACGTGCCGCCGGGGGAGGCCGCCGTCTTCGCCAATGGCAAGGGCGGCAAGCTCTACGCTGCCTATCAGGAGCGGCTGAAGGCACTGAACGCCGTCGATTTCGGCGACCTGCTGCTGCACTGCCTGACGCTCTTCCGCGACTATCCGGACGTGCTGACGAGCTATCACGACCGCTTCCGCTACATCCTCGTCGACGAGTACCAGGACACCAACACGGCGCAGTATCTCTGGCTGCGCCTGCTGGCCCAGGGCCGCCGCAACATCTGCTGCGTCGGCGACGACGACCAGTCGATCTATGGCTGGCGCGGTGCCGAGGTCGACAACATCCTGCGCTTCGAGCACGACTTCCCGGGCGCGACCGTGATCCGGCTGGAGCGCAACTACCGCTCCACCGGCCATATCCTCGCCACCGCCTCGAAGCTGATCGCCCGCAACGAGGGCCGCCTTGGCAAGACTTTGCGCACTGAGGATGCACTCGGCGAGAAGGTCACCATCACCGGCGCCTGGGACAGCCAGGAGGAAGCCCGCCTGATCTCGGACGAGATCGAGGCGATGCAGGCCAAGAAGTACAATCTCGCCGAGGTCGCGGTCCTCGTCCGCATCTCCGCGCAGATGCGCGAGATCGAGGAGCGCTTCGTCCAGGCCGGCGTGCCCTATCGCGTCATCGGCGGCCCGCGCTTCTATGAGCGCGCCGAGATCCGCGACGCGCTCGCCTATCTGCGCTGCGTCGTCTCGCCGACCGACGATCTCGCCTTCGAGCGCATCGTCAATGTGCCCAAGCGCGGGCTGGGCGACGCGACGGTCCAGCTCCTGCACAACCACGCCCGCGCCACCGGCTTCTCGCTGATGCAGTCGGCCCGTGCTGCGGTCGAGAGCGACGAGTTGAAGCCCAAGGCCCGCACGGCCCTGCGCGAACTGGTCGAGGCCTTCGGCCGCTGGTCGGCCCGCGCCGAGCACATGCCGCAGGGCGAGCTCGCCGAATTGGTGCTGGAAGAGAGCGGCTACACCGAGATGTGGAAGAAGGATCGCTCGGCCGACGCCGCCGGGCGCCTGGAAAACCTCAAGGAGCTCGTCCGCTCGCTCGACGAGTTCCCCGATCTGCCGGCCTTCCTCGAGCACGTCTCGCTGGTGATGGATGTCGCGGACGGCGAGGCCGAGGCGCGGGTCTCGATCATGACGCTGCACGCCGCCAAGGGGCTGGAGTTCGACACGGTCTTCCTGCCCGGCTGGGAGGAAGGGCTCTTCCCGAACCAGCGCGCGCTCGACGAGAACGGCCGCGCTGGACTGGAAGAAGAGCGCCGTCTCGCCCATGTCGGCCTCACCCGTGCCCGCAAGAAGCTGAAGCTCTATTTCGCCTCGAACCGGCGCATCCACGGCCTCTGGCAGACCAGCCTGCCCTCCCGCTTCATCGACGAATTGCCGGAGGAGCATGTCGAGGTCGAGCAGGCCCCGACCAGCTACTCGCAAGGCGGCTACGGCGCCTCGCGCTTCGACCGGATGGAGAGCTTCGGCTCCAGCTACAACACGCCGGGCTGGCAGCGCGCGCAGGAGAACCGCGCACGCAATGGCGGTGGCAGCGGCTTCTCCGAGAGCGGCCGCGGCTTCGGCTCGGGCGGTTTCGGCGGCTCGTCGCGCCAGCGCGGCCCGTTGCTGATCGAGGGCGAGCTCACCGCAAAATCCACCGGTGAGTCCGCCTATGGCACCGGCGCCCGCGTCTTCCACGTCAAGTTCGGCCCCGGCTCCGTCGCCAGCGTCGATGGCAACAAGCTCACCGTCGATTTCGACAAGGCCGGCCGGAAGATGGTGCTGGACTCGTTCGTGCAGAAGGCGGGGTGA
- a CDS encoding acyl-CoA dehydrogenase family protein codes for MAKQSGDERWEITNQVPVLADYDAFAADPVLPGIVSTSGADWARERLHEAGRTVGSARVQELAYLANRYTPELRAFDRFGNRIDEIAFHPAWHELMSLAIGQETHALAWNRREPGAQVARAALQYLWYGAESGICCPISMTYAAVPVLKQDATLWGQWGSLVTSNRYDPRQGPAHLKTGATVGTAMTETQGGSDLRQTQTYAENNRDGTWSLHGRKWFFSVPHSDVFLTLARTQEGISCFAVPGWLPDGSRNGIAIQRLKEKVGNRSNASSEVEFRGAIGHLIGEPGRGIRTGLSMNHNSRLDIAAASSGLMRMAVSLAAHHAQHRRAFQKALIDQPIMQNVLADIAIEAEAAAWLAFRLFAALDRQEDSQSERLLARVGAPIAKYWITRRAPAVVTEALECLGGNGFIEENPMARLYREAPLNAIWEGSGNVICLDVLRSLAREEGAVDVLRAELLAAAGADKRYDAALKRLEGELPEMIRNEGQARRLTERLALLLQASLLLRFASTAVADAFVATRLAGGWSGQFGDLPPAVDAAALARRVVPVVS; via the coding sequence ATGGCCAAGCAGAGCGGGGACGAGCGCTGGGAGATCACCAATCAGGTGCCGGTGCTGGCCGATTACGATGCCTTTGCCGCCGATCCGGTGCTGCCCGGCATCGTCTCGACCTCCGGTGCCGACTGGGCGCGGGAGCGGCTGCATGAGGCGGGGCGGACGGTGGGGTCGGCGCGGGTGCAGGAGTTGGCCTATCTCGCCAATCGCTACACGCCCGAACTTCGCGCCTTCGACCGTTTCGGCAACCGTATCGATGAGATCGCTTTCCATCCGGCCTGGCACGAGTTGATGAGCCTCGCCATCGGGCAGGAGACGCACGCGCTCGCTTGGAACCGGCGGGAGCCCGGCGCACAGGTGGCCCGCGCCGCCCTGCAATATCTCTGGTACGGCGCCGAGAGTGGCATTTGCTGCCCGATCAGCATGACCTACGCCGCCGTGCCGGTGCTGAAGCAGGATGCGACGCTGTGGGGGCAATGGGGCTCCCTCGTTACCTCCAATCGCTACGATCCGCGGCAGGGGCCGGCGCATCTCAAGACCGGCGCGACGGTCGGCACGGCGATGACGGAGACGCAAGGCGGCTCGGATCTGCGCCAGACGCAGACTTATGCCGAGAACAACCGCGACGGCACCTGGTCGCTCCACGGCCGGAAATGGTTCTTCTCGGTGCCGCATTCCGACGTCTTCCTGACGCTGGCGCGGACGCAGGAAGGCATTTCCTGCTTCGCCGTGCCGGGCTGGCTGCCGGATGGATCGCGCAACGGCATCGCGATCCAGCGGTTGAAGGAAAAGGTCGGCAACCGCTCGAATGCCTCCTCCGAGGTCGAGTTCCGTGGCGCCATCGGTCATCTCATCGGCGAGCCTGGGCGAGGCATCCGCACCGGGCTCTCGATGAACCACAATTCGCGGCTCGACATCGCGGCGGCCTCATCCGGGCTGATGCGGATGGCGGTCTCGCTCGCGGCGCATCACGCGCAGCATCGCCGTGCCTTCCAGAAGGCGCTGATCGACCAGCCGATCATGCAGAACGTGCTCGCGGACATCGCCATCGAGGCCGAGGCTGCGGCCTGGCTTGCCTTCCGGCTGTTCGCGGCGCTCGACCGGCAGGAGGACTCGCAGAGCGAGCGGCTGCTGGCGCGGGTCGGGGCGCCGATCGCGAAATACTGGATCACGCGACGGGCGCCGGCCGTCGTCACCGAGGCGCTGGAATGCCTTGGCGGCAACGGCTTCATCGAGGAGAATCCGATGGCGCGGCTTTATCGCGAGGCGCCGCTCAACGCGATCTGGGAAGGCTCGGGCAACGTCATCTGCCTCGACGTGCTGCGCTCGCTAGCGCGGGAGGAGGGGGCGGTCGACGTGCTACGGGCGGAGCTGCTAGCCGCTGCGGGGGCGGACAAGCGCTACGATGCGGCGCTGAAGCGGCTTGAGGGCGAACTGCCGGAAATGATCCGCAACGAAGGGCAGGCACGGCGATTGACGGAGAGATTGGCGTTGCTGCTGCAGGCCTCGCTGCTGCTGCGGTTCGCATCGACTGCCGTGGCCGATGCCTTCGTCGCCACACGGCTAGCTGGCGGCTGGTCGGGGCAGTTCGGGGACTTGCCGCCGGCTGTCGATGCGGCGGCGCTGGCGCGACGGGTGGTGCCGGTGGTTTCGTAG
- the msrB gene encoding peptide-methionine (R)-S-oxide reductase MsrB gives MSMFGEPKKQDETFPFQLTDAQWRERLTPEQYQILRGHGTERAGSCALNYEKRAGTFSCAGCGQKLFRSGKKFESGTGWPSFDQPLEGAVGASEDFSYGMHRVEVHCANCGGHLGHVFPDGPPPTGLRYCINGVAMNFEPEAA, from the coding sequence ATGAGCATGTTCGGCGAGCCGAAGAAGCAGGACGAGACCTTCCCCTTCCAGCTGACCGATGCGCAATGGCGCGAGCGGCTGACGCCGGAGCAGTATCAGATCCTGCGTGGCCATGGCACGGAGCGGGCGGGCTCCTGCGCGCTCAACTACGAGAAGCGCGCCGGCACCTTCTCCTGCGCCGGCTGCGGCCAGAAGCTGTTCAGATCGGGCAAGAAGTTCGAGAGCGGCACCGGCTGGCCGAGCTTCGACCAACCGCTGGAGGGAGCCGTCGGCGCCTCGGAAGACTTCAGCTACGGCATGCACCGCGTCGAGGTGCATTGCGCCAATTGCGGCGGCCATCTCGGCCACGTCTTTCCGGACGGGCCGCCGCCCACCGGCCTGCGCTACTGCATCAACGGCGTGGCGATGAATTTCGAGCCGGAAGCGGCTTGA